Sequence from the Pseudocalidococcus azoricus BACA0444 genome:
AGTTTTTGCTGGCTGGGAGTCGGATTTTGAACCAGGCCGAGGTCATAACGGCTGGGTTGAGGAGTCGCTAAGGTCAAGGTGGTTTTACGCAACTGATCCTGATGAAACACCGTGATAGCCACCTCATCCCCAGGCCGATGCTCCTGTAACCGTTCCGACCATTTTTCCGCCCCAATCCGCCAGCCATTCAGGGCCACCAGTTCATCGCCCACCGCCAGGCCGGCCCTCTGACCGGGGGAGTCGTAATCAACGGTTTTAATTGTCACCAAGCCCCGCTCTGTTTTCAGGGTAATTCCGGTGTAGGGGCAGGCTTTTCCAAGGCTCGGGCGCAGTTCCAGGCCAAAGGGTTCTAAATAGGGATTAAAGTCCAGTTCTACGGTTCCTTGGATATAGGTTTGCTCAAATTCGCTGAAATCTTCCCCAGCCACTTCACTAATTACGGCCCAAAGATGATCCGGCGTAAACCCAGCCCCGGCCTGGCGATAGTCTTGCCACAGTTGTTCCATCACCTGATTAAAATTGCGTTGATTGTGAAACTTAGCCCGAATTTTCAGATCCAGTAGCAGCGTCACCAAAGCCCCCTTGAGGTAGTAGGACATTTGGGAGTTGGGGCTATTAGCATCGGGACGGTAGAGCTTAATCCAGGTATCAAAACTGGAGTCATGGAGAGATTGCACTAGCCGCCCAGGGGTTGTGAGATACCGAGAAATGTCATCAGATAAGAGCTTGAAGTAAACCCCCTGATCATAGAGACCTGCCCAGAGGGGAATCAGTTGGTCGTAATAGCTAGTCACACCTTCACAAAACCAGAGGAAGTGGGTGTAATTTTCCTGGTCATAGTCAAAGCTGGCCAGGGCCTGGGGGCGAATCCGCTTTACATTCCAAAGGTGGAAAAATTCATGGGCCACCAAACCTAAAAAACGCTGGTAGGCCTCGGGCTGGACAAAACCAAAGCGGTTATAGATCAGGGAACAGGAATTTTGATGCTCCAGGCCCCCATACCCTTGTCCCGTCAGATGGAGGATAAAGGTGTAATCAGGATAGGGCAGCCCATCAAAGAGTTTTGCTTCCAGAGTAATAATCTTTTCTAGATCTGGAATGACCCGATCCGCCCGAAAGTTCCCTTCTCCCCAAACCGCAAGGCGATGGTCTTTCCCCAACACCCGGAAGTCATAGACCCGATGGGTACCAATTTCAAAGGGACTATCTACAAGGGTGTCGTAGTCAGCCGCCAGAAAGGTATGGGACTCGGTGGGGATGGGCGGGAGGGCAGTGGTGATATGCCAATCCGGAGGGGGCTGAATCCTGATGGTAATGGGGAGTGACTCCAAGCCTGGGACATACACACAGAGGGCGGCTGGGTTGAAATAGGCATGGGTGGCATCTAAGTGATTGGTGCGCACCGTCAGTTCATGGGCATAGACGCGGTAAGCAATCGTGATGGTGGTAATTTCCGGGGTGGCAATTTGCCAGTGGTTTTTGGTACATTTCCAGGCCTGGAGGGGCTGCCCAGCGGAACTGGCAACAAAATCTTGGACATGACGGGCATAGTCACGCACCAAATAGGAGCCAGGAGTCCAGACGGGCATTTTAAGATCCAAGACATCCTGCTGCCAGCCCGTCACCGTAAACATAACTTCAAATAAATGCGTCCAGGGCTGCGAAAAGCCAATCACAAACTCCAGGCCGGGTTGCTGCCCCAAACATTGGTCAGGAGTGGCTGGGGAGGCTGGGTTGGGAGATGTGGCGGAAACAGAAGGGGACATAGGTCGAGATCACGGGCAGATAGGGGCGGGAAATCTAGCTTAGGAAAATAGGGACTGCACGGGTAAATCTAGGGGTGGGCGTTGTCCCCACTGCTGTAACTTAGCAGCTAAATCCTGCTTACGGACAGGTTTACTCAAGTAGTCATCCATCCCCGCCCCATAGCACCGTTGACGATCCTCAGGCATGGCATT
This genomic interval carries:
- a CDS encoding M61 family metallopeptidase, which gives rise to MSPSVSATSPNPASPATPDQCLGQQPGLEFVIGFSQPWTHLFEVMFTVTGWQQDVLDLKMPVWTPGSYLVRDYARHVQDFVASSAGQPLQAWKCTKNHWQIATPEITTITIAYRVYAHELTVRTNHLDATHAYFNPAALCVYVPGLESLPITIRIQPPPDWHITTALPPIPTESHTFLAADYDTLVDSPFEIGTHRVYDFRVLGKDHRLAVWGEGNFRADRVIPDLEKIITLEAKLFDGLPYPDYTFILHLTGQGYGGLEHQNSCSLIYNRFGFVQPEAYQRFLGLVAHEFFHLWNVKRIRPQALASFDYDQENYTHFLWFCEGVTSYYDQLIPLWAGLYDQGVYFKLLSDDISRYLTTPGRLVQSLHDSSFDTWIKLYRPDANSPNSQMSYYLKGALVTLLLDLKIRAKFHNQRNFNQVMEQLWQDYRQAGAGFTPDHLWAVISEVAGEDFSEFEQTYIQGTVELDFNPYLEPFGLELRPSLGKACPYTGITLKTERGLVTIKTVDYDSPGQRAGLAVGDELVALNGWRIGAEKWSERLQEHRPGDEVAITVFHQDQLRKTTLTLATPQPSRYDLGLVQNPTPSQQKLLQGWLTFT